The following proteins are encoded in a genomic region of Neorickettsia risticii str. Illinois:
- the secB gene encoding protein-export chaperone SecB — translation MPNKDEITNDEVQSENEENLPLARPEGQFMKSIALDTPNSPEVFSIMKNPPEVDVQCNIDSRAIDERNSIYEVVLDLKTEARIKDKDSPDETRVAFVCKLKYCGVFTIKNLTQEQLRQTLLVEAPTLLFPFARRIIATATTDAGFPPLMLAPINFAQKYAESQRD, via the coding sequence ATGCCCAACAAAGACGAAATCACCAATGATGAAGTACAATCCGAAAACGAAGAAAACCTCCCATTGGCACGACCTGAAGGTCAATTCATGAAGTCAATAGCTCTAGACACGCCTAACTCTCCGGAGGTGTTTAGCATCATGAAAAATCCTCCGGAAGTGGATGTGCAGTGCAATATAGACAGCAGAGCAATAGATGAGAGGAACAGTATATATGAAGTGGTTCTTGATTTAAAAACTGAAGCACGCATAAAAGATAAAGACTCTCCAGATGAAACACGGGTTGCGTTCGTTTGTAAGTTGAAGTACTGCGGTGTCTTTACGATAAAGAATCTCACTCAGGAACAACTGAGGCAGACACTACTTGTCGAAGCACCTACGTTGCTCTTTCCGTTTGCAAGGAGAATTATAGCCACGGCAACAACTGATGCAGGTTTTCCACCTTTGATGCTTGCACCTATAAATTTTGCTCAAAAGTACGCTGAGAGTCAAAGAGATTAA
- a CDS encoding Tim44/TimA family putative adaptor protein → MELVLYAILVFFIFNRLYASFGRVSVERELGFKAAEVKEILEKKVRAIDQFTYVAPSDLQEIVSAKKEIESLWKQDFSTDRFMEGAERAFEMFTKAFTDCDLKVLSKLLSKKAFSVVSEKVAQRKIRGNTLERTLVALRSKNLIKLDVIKGVLYATVRFVSEQINVVRDDAGRILSGDHDTIEVIEDKWVFERSLRSPNNSWVVCEFS, encoded by the coding sequence ATGGAGTTAGTATTATACGCGATATTAGTTTTTTTTATCTTTAACAGGCTTTATGCGTCTTTTGGTAGGGTATCTGTTGAACGCGAGCTGGGTTTTAAGGCTGCGGAAGTAAAAGAAATTCTTGAAAAGAAGGTCAGGGCCATTGATCAATTTACTTACGTTGCTCCAAGTGATCTTCAAGAGATCGTGTCTGCGAAAAAAGAGATTGAATCTTTATGGAAACAGGATTTTTCGACAGATCGGTTTATGGAAGGTGCTGAGCGCGCTTTTGAAATGTTCACCAAGGCTTTTACCGATTGCGATCTAAAGGTTTTATCAAAGTTGCTTTCCAAGAAAGCCTTTAGTGTTGTCTCGGAGAAAGTAGCACAGCGCAAGATCCGAGGTAATACTCTTGAAAGAACTTTGGTTGCTTTGCGGTCGAAGAATTTGATTAAGCTTGACGTAATAAAAGGTGTTTTGTATGCGACCGTACGGTTCGTTTCCGAGCAGATTAATGTTGTACGCGATGATGCTGGTCGCATACTGTCTGGGGACCACGACACAATAGAAGTGATAGAGGATAAATGGGTATTTGAAAGGTCGTTAAGGTCGCCCAATAATAGCTGGGTCGTATGCGAGTTTTCCTAG
- the rsmA gene encoding 16S rRNA (adenine(1518)-N(6)/adenine(1519)-N(6))-dimethyltransferase RsmA: MQRYNKLLGQHFIYDREVLDKIIDTVTSVKGKHIFEIGAGSGTLSAAILLREPASLMSVEKDKRFSESLSSLMAQYQNYKYTIGDALLIRLSSLYKQEKVTIIANLPYNIATHLLLGWMNELEHIREMVLMFQKEVADRICAQPKSKSYGTLSVLVQLECKVESQFTLAPEVFTPPPKVTSTVLKLTPLEKKWPRNKPVLEKILTEGFSQRRKMIKKSLSRVFKDSEALHFALAHAGASPTMRIEELNPEQLCKLSCMAEMN; encoded by the coding sequence GTGCAACGATATAACAAACTACTTGGACAACACTTTATCTACGACAGGGAAGTGCTTGACAAAATAATCGACACAGTAACATCAGTAAAGGGCAAACACATTTTCGAAATAGGTGCTGGATCAGGCACATTGTCTGCCGCCATACTTCTGAGAGAACCAGCTTCGCTTATGTCAGTCGAGAAAGATAAAAGATTTTCAGAATCACTGTCTTCCCTCATGGCACAATATCAAAATTACAAATACACCATAGGTGACGCTTTACTCATTCGACTAAGCAGTTTGTACAAACAAGAAAAGGTCACAATAATTGCAAATTTGCCATACAACATTGCTACGCATCTTTTGCTGGGATGGATGAACGAGCTAGAGCACATTCGAGAAATGGTGCTAATGTTCCAAAAAGAAGTGGCAGACCGTATTTGTGCACAGCCTAAAAGCAAAAGCTATGGCACTTTATCTGTTCTAGTGCAGCTAGAATGTAAAGTGGAGTCACAATTTACACTTGCACCAGAAGTTTTCACGCCACCACCAAAAGTAACATCTACCGTTCTGAAGCTTACACCGCTAGAAAAGAAATGGCCAAGAAACAAACCTGTTTTAGAAAAGATCCTGACAGAAGGTTTTTCTCAGCGAAGAAAAATGATCAAAAAAAGCCTATCAAGAGTTTTCAAAGACTCTGAAGCACTACATTTTGCATTAGCGCACGCAGGAGCCAGTCCCACAATGAGAATAGAGGAACTTAACCCCGAGCAACTCTGCAAGCTTTCTTGTATGGCAGAAATGAACTAG
- a CDS encoding ATP-binding protein: protein MKSRYTDGIKKNKLNFVIRYPRRFFLVFILMLLQFLCGAPIVLEFNSIDLLGVYEIKGLFYAFGIIIFFLLTYNLKKLHLVLAAAEFQNMFYSNAAKALTEFYLIITNNGEVVYRDERTKVKNLQSLLGEKYEKFISDIREGVLYHRFSCDGQVIEIIPMIRPKGYFIVAARRVGEREIYDVLLREAGVSLYSVKGDSLQYRGARYFEEVSYKKTFLEDELYRLTEVFLTEQNRKGLFLQNYRRCLNDTHYGVLVPKLKEIRELADNASIGIVLMSNDLEIISANDAFFDIFEKGDQIKQFLRDKLSDLKRGDGPSIFNFSTESGDSARLYLSNYGILNAGFLVDLSELSDLQKKFQHSQKIVSLGELSGGIAHDFNNILTAIMGFAEILLEDVRLESKHYYNIAQIRYSAKKGRDLVKKILAFSRKQTLHPEVLSMAEVVKSMRQFVERLVPENIKLTFVIRSGLKNVRVDRTEIEQSLINLIVNARDAIEACGEITVEIAETFVNKKYVVLIGTQNEEVVLKGEYISLTVRDNGCGMNKEILSKIFDPFFSTKSVDKGTGLGLSTVYGIMKQMKGYINVESTEGQGSVFTLLIPVSYEDISNDAKKVDEDLVPSEKSKGAKILLVEDEKIVRNFLVKALTRQGFSVVEYESSKSALEKFEEEKDTAVLLITDVVMPGMDGPEMVKEMRKQKADLKVLFMSGYTRDKLHLDSKNRDEIFIAKPFGINELISKVISLTEDRGQSA from the coding sequence ATGAAAAGTAGATACACAGATGGTATCAAAAAGAACAAGCTGAACTTTGTTATCAGGTATCCGAGAAGATTTTTCTTAGTTTTCATTTTAATGTTACTGCAGTTTCTATGCGGTGCTCCAATTGTTTTGGAATTCAATTCGATAGATCTGTTAGGCGTTTACGAAATTAAAGGACTTTTCTACGCATTTGGGATTATCATATTTTTTCTCCTCACCTACAACTTAAAAAAGCTTCACTTAGTACTTGCAGCAGCGGAATTTCAAAATATGTTCTACTCGAATGCTGCAAAGGCACTGACAGAATTTTACTTGATCATCACCAATAATGGCGAGGTAGTATACAGGGATGAGAGAACGAAGGTGAAAAATCTTCAATCTCTTTTAGGAGAGAAGTACGAAAAGTTTATTTCTGATATCAGGGAAGGGGTGTTGTATCACCGTTTTTCTTGCGATGGGCAGGTGATAGAAATTATTCCAATGATTCGTCCAAAGGGGTATTTCATTGTTGCGGCTAGGAGAGTTGGTGAAAGAGAAATTTACGATGTACTTCTGCGAGAGGCAGGGGTTTCCTTATACAGCGTCAAAGGTGATTCATTACAATACAGGGGTGCTCGCTATTTCGAAGAGGTAAGTTATAAAAAAACTTTTCTTGAGGATGAGCTTTACAGACTAACGGAAGTTTTTTTAACAGAACAAAACCGTAAAGGCCTCTTCCTGCAAAACTACAGAAGGTGTCTCAATGACACACATTATGGAGTGTTAGTACCAAAGTTGAAAGAAATTAGAGAGCTAGCGGACAATGCATCCATTGGGATTGTTTTGATGAGCAATGATTTAGAGATAATTAGCGCGAATGATGCTTTTTTTGACATATTCGAGAAGGGAGACCAGATAAAGCAGTTTCTTCGTGATAAATTGAGTGATTTAAAGCGTGGAGATGGGCCGTCTATATTTAACTTCTCCACGGAGAGCGGTGATAGTGCACGACTTTACCTTTCAAATTATGGTATCCTTAATGCAGGTTTTCTTGTTGATCTAAGCGAGTTAAGTGACTTGCAGAAAAAATTTCAGCATTCTCAGAAGATAGTTTCTTTAGGTGAGTTAAGTGGTGGCATAGCTCACGACTTTAATAACATTCTTACCGCGATAATGGGCTTTGCAGAGATTCTACTTGAAGACGTTCGACTAGAAAGTAAGCACTACTATAACATTGCTCAGATAAGGTATAGCGCAAAAAAAGGTAGAGACTTGGTAAAGAAAATTTTGGCTTTTTCTCGAAAACAAACTCTGCATCCCGAGGTTCTGAGTATGGCAGAAGTTGTGAAAAGTATGAGGCAGTTTGTAGAAAGGCTCGTTCCAGAAAATATCAAGCTGACTTTTGTCATTAGGTCAGGTCTGAAAAATGTAAGAGTCGACAGGACAGAGATAGAGCAAAGTCTTATCAATTTAATAGTCAATGCACGTGATGCAATAGAAGCGTGTGGGGAAATCACTGTTGAAATTGCAGAAACTTTCGTAAACAAAAAATATGTTGTTCTTATTGGTACTCAAAATGAGGAGGTTGTTTTAAAAGGAGAGTACATAAGCCTCACAGTTCGTGATAACGGTTGTGGAATGAACAAAGAGATACTATCCAAAATTTTTGATCCTTTCTTTTCAACAAAAAGTGTAGACAAGGGAACAGGTTTAGGTCTCTCTACTGTTTATGGCATAATGAAACAGATGAAGGGTTACATAAATGTCGAGAGCACCGAAGGCCAGGGTTCCGTTTTTACACTTTTGATACCAGTTTCCTATGAAGATATCAGTAACGATGCAAAAAAGGTTGATGAAGATTTAGTTCCTTCAGAGAAAAGCAAAGGTGCAAAGATACTGCTAGTTGAAGATGAAAAAATTGTCAGGAATTTTTTAGTGAAAGCTTTAACTCGACAGGGTTTTAGTGTCGTCGAGTACGAAAGTAGTAAGTCAGCTCTTGAAAAATTTGAAGAAGAAAAAGATACGGCTGTCCTACTAATTACAGATGTCGTAATGCCAGGTATGGATGGTCCGGAAATGGTCAAGGAGATGAGAAAGCAGAAAGCGGATCTCAAAGTTCTTTTCATGTCTGGTTACACACGTGACAAGTTACATCTAGACAGTAAGAATCGTGATGAAATTTTTATAGCAAAGCCTTTTGGGATTAATGAGTTAATTTCTAAGGTCATAAGCCTAACTGAAGATAGGGGTCAGAGTGCATGA
- the proS gene encoding proline--tRNA ligase, which produces MKNKARVSEYYLPLMKNVSGEVKLRSHKYSLRAGLVKQCGAGLYSWLPLGLKVLKNIESIIRQELDSMGMHEMLMPCIQLAKLWEESGRYSDYGRELLKFKDRHDNELLFGPTNEEVITAIVRDDLASYKQLPKILYHIQWKFRDEIRPRFGLMRAREFLMKDAYSFDVDQQSARISYNKVYQSYLRIFKRLGLNPIPCRANAGVIGGSLNHEFHITTTEGGEGKIFYPEEIGELVDEFCKIDPSDEHAVSVMTAKLQELSCFTEECNSSSIEDDNRICAAQGIEVGHIFLFGEKYSAPMQARFSDRDGMKKNFYMGSYGIGISRLLAAIIEVYSDDKGIIWPESIAPFKVGLINLHEESCGLAEEIFSKLDSVIYDDTTDSQGVKFARMDLIGVPFQIIVGKNAIIDGTVELKCRLDSKRESCNFNELISGFRYT; this is translated from the coding sequence ATGAAAAATAAAGCAAGAGTATCCGAGTACTATTTACCCCTTATGAAAAATGTGTCGGGTGAGGTTAAGTTGCGCTCGCACAAATATTCATTGCGTGCTGGGCTTGTAAAGCAGTGTGGGGCTGGTCTATATAGTTGGCTGCCTTTGGGTCTCAAGGTGCTAAAAAATATCGAAAGTATAATCAGGCAAGAGCTTGATTCTATGGGAATGCATGAGATGCTAATGCCCTGCATTCAATTGGCTAAGCTCTGGGAGGAATCAGGAAGGTATTCGGACTATGGTAGAGAGCTGTTGAAGTTTAAGGATAGACATGACAACGAGCTTCTGTTTGGTCCGACAAACGAAGAAGTCATTACAGCAATAGTTAGAGATGATCTTGCGAGCTATAAGCAGTTGCCTAAGATTCTTTACCACATTCAGTGGAAGTTTAGGGATGAAATTAGGCCAAGATTTGGCCTCATGCGTGCTCGTGAGTTTCTCATGAAGGATGCCTACAGTTTTGATGTAGATCAGCAATCTGCTAGAATTTCTTATAACAAAGTCTATCAGTCCTATTTGCGTATTTTTAAGCGACTTGGGCTCAATCCAATCCCTTGTAGAGCAAATGCTGGAGTTATAGGCGGCAGTCTGAATCACGAATTCCATATTACTACGACTGAAGGAGGAGAGGGTAAGATTTTTTATCCGGAGGAGATAGGAGAGCTTGTAGATGAATTTTGCAAAATTGATCCTTCCGATGAACATGCAGTATCTGTCATGACAGCGAAATTACAGGAGCTGTCTTGTTTCACCGAGGAATGTAACAGCTCTAGTATAGAAGATGACAACAGAATCTGCGCAGCGCAAGGAATAGAGGTTGGGCATATTTTCCTATTTGGGGAGAAGTATTCTGCTCCTATGCAGGCGCGCTTCTCGGATAGAGATGGAATGAAGAAGAATTTTTACATGGGATCCTACGGTATTGGAATTTCGAGACTACTTGCTGCGATAATTGAAGTGTATTCGGATGATAAAGGTATTATTTGGCCGGAGTCCATCGCGCCATTTAAGGTTGGGCTTATTAATTTGCATGAGGAATCTTGTGGTCTTGCTGAGGAGATTTTTTCCAAATTGGACAGCGTCATCTATGATGATACGACTGATAGTCAGGGTGTGAAGTTTGCCAGGATGGACTTAATTGGAGTGCCTTTCCAAATAATTGTCGGTAAGAATGCTATCATCGATGGGACAGTTGAGCTAAAATGCCGCCTTGACTCGAAAAGAGAAAGCTGCAATTTTAACGAGCTTATTTCGGGTTTTAGGTATACATGA
- the ppdK gene encoding pyruvate, phosphate dikinase, protein MSEKLVYHFSPSNADGDASMLDVLGGKGANLAQMCNMGLPVPPGFTISSSACELYHRDRDLFRKILEKEVRRSLRVLEAATGKVFGSKVRPLLVSVRSGSKFSMPGMLDTVLNVGLNNEIVGSCSSRFILDSYRRLIQMYGDVVLKVESYHFEEVLYNYKNSKGVLSDHDLSISDLHELIEAFREVVKRNSRASLPEDVYVQVMACIEAVFQSWGNERAKTYRKIHGIPESVGTAVNIQSMVFGNFNEHSGSGVLFTRNPSNGHKTIFGEYMKCVQGEDIVSGVRTPKPINELKSENPRLYEQLESVCQSLEKHYRDVQDIEFTIEDDALYILQTRSAKRSVEAAIKVAVDMVKEGLITKEEAVLRISPKSLESLLHPRIDDEANHQIIGSGLPASPGAASGKIIFSTEEAVKRAQGGEKVILVKSETSPEDIAGMHAAVAILTTRGGMTSHAAVVARGMGKPCICALSGGSIDQYSQVLRIIPDVTLNRGDEITIDGASGNVILGNASTSEFSFSDEFSVFMGWVDEFRRISVRANAETKEDVEVALKFGADGIGLCRTEHMFFSEDRIHIVRDMIVAEDLRQRSTALKKLLPIQQGCFAAIFREMQGKCVTVRLLDPPLHEFLPADEASLESFRRHSTLEESFIQRRIKALKEENPMLGHRGCRIAISHPEIYEMQLHAIFGAAQEVGGVKLEVMIPFIMNADELYAIKQLVTSVAQGYSADYLLGNMIELPSAAILADRIAENSDFFSFGTNDLTQTTLGISRDDCGMFMNIYKERGLFKEDPFISIQVESVGFLIREAIKKGRSANKTLKIGICGEHGGDPYSVEFFASSGVDYVSCSPYRVPIAKVAAAQHFIKTKQNNETL, encoded by the coding sequence ATGTCAGAGAAGCTTGTATATCATTTTTCCCCTTCTAATGCGGACGGGGATGCCTCGATGCTGGATGTGCTTGGTGGTAAGGGTGCGAATCTTGCACAGATGTGCAACATGGGATTGCCAGTGCCGCCAGGATTTACAATTTCGTCAAGTGCCTGTGAGCTTTATCATCGTGATAGAGATCTCTTCCGCAAGATTTTAGAAAAGGAAGTACGAAGATCGTTGCGAGTCCTTGAGGCTGCCACCGGTAAGGTATTTGGATCAAAAGTAAGACCGCTATTGGTTTCAGTGCGTTCAGGTAGTAAGTTTTCTATGCCGGGGATGCTCGATACTGTTCTTAATGTAGGGCTAAACAATGAGATCGTCGGTTCTTGTAGTAGCAGGTTTATTCTCGATAGCTATAGAAGGCTCATTCAAATGTATGGGGACGTGGTTTTAAAAGTAGAGTCCTATCATTTTGAAGAGGTGCTGTACAATTACAAGAACTCCAAGGGTGTCCTGAGTGATCATGATCTCAGCATCAGCGACTTGCACGAGCTCATCGAGGCTTTTCGCGAAGTTGTAAAACGGAATTCTCGTGCTTCTTTACCAGAGGATGTTTATGTACAGGTCATGGCTTGTATAGAGGCTGTTTTCCAGTCCTGGGGAAATGAGCGCGCAAAGACGTACAGAAAAATTCATGGTATTCCAGAGAGTGTAGGTACCGCGGTTAATATACAGAGTATGGTCTTTGGAAATTTCAATGAGCATTCTGGTTCTGGTGTTCTATTTACAAGGAATCCTTCCAATGGTCACAAAACGATATTCGGTGAGTACATGAAATGTGTACAAGGAGAAGATATTGTTTCCGGTGTGAGGACACCTAAACCTATTAACGAACTGAAGTCTGAGAATCCAAGATTGTACGAGCAGCTTGAATCGGTTTGTCAAAGTTTGGAAAAGCACTATAGGGATGTGCAAGATATCGAATTTACTATTGAGGATGACGCCTTGTATATACTCCAGACAAGGAGTGCAAAGCGTTCAGTAGAAGCGGCGATAAAGGTTGCTGTCGATATGGTAAAGGAGGGATTGATAACAAAAGAAGAAGCTGTTCTCAGAATCAGCCCAAAGTCGCTAGAAAGCTTGCTTCACCCTAGAATTGATGATGAAGCGAATCATCAAATAATAGGTAGTGGTTTGCCCGCATCACCAGGCGCTGCTTCTGGAAAAATAATTTTCTCCACTGAGGAGGCAGTGAAGCGAGCTCAAGGTGGCGAGAAGGTGATTCTTGTCAAAAGTGAGACCAGTCCAGAGGATATCGCGGGTATGCATGCTGCAGTGGCAATTCTTACGACGAGAGGTGGTATGACTTCGCATGCAGCTGTTGTTGCAAGAGGAATGGGCAAGCCTTGTATTTGCGCCCTTTCTGGTGGAAGCATTGACCAATATTCTCAGGTTCTGCGTATTATCCCAGATGTAACTTTGAACAGAGGAGATGAAATTACAATTGACGGTGCGAGTGGTAATGTTATTTTAGGGAACGCAAGTACTTCTGAGTTCAGTTTTTCCGATGAATTTAGCGTTTTCATGGGTTGGGTCGATGAGTTTAGGCGAATATCTGTGAGGGCAAATGCTGAAACGAAAGAAGATGTCGAAGTGGCATTGAAATTTGGGGCGGATGGGATAGGTCTCTGTAGAACTGAGCATATGTTTTTTTCAGAGGATAGGATTCATATAGTCCGGGATATGATAGTTGCAGAAGATCTACGGCAGAGAAGTACAGCCCTAAAAAAGTTGCTTCCTATTCAGCAAGGCTGTTTTGCGGCGATTTTTCGTGAAATGCAGGGTAAGTGCGTCACAGTAAGGCTACTTGATCCTCCATTACATGAATTTTTACCAGCTGATGAAGCGAGCTTGGAGAGTTTTAGGAGGCACTCTACACTTGAAGAGTCCTTCATACAAAGAAGGATAAAGGCGCTCAAAGAAGAGAATCCGATGCTTGGACATCGTGGTTGTAGGATAGCAATATCGCATCCTGAGATATATGAGATGCAGCTTCATGCGATTTTTGGAGCGGCACAAGAAGTTGGTGGCGTAAAACTAGAGGTTATGATTCCGTTTATCATGAACGCAGATGAGCTGTATGCTATAAAACAGCTTGTCACGTCGGTTGCGCAAGGGTACTCGGCTGATTATTTATTGGGTAACATGATCGAATTGCCTTCTGCTGCAATTCTTGCTGACAGGATAGCTGAAAATTCAGATTTTTTTAGTTTTGGGACTAATGATCTCACTCAAACTACTTTGGGTATTTCGAGAGATGATTGCGGAATGTTTATGAATATTTACAAGGAAAGAGGTTTGTTCAAGGAGGATCCGTTTATCTCTATTCAGGTTGAAAGTGTTGGTTTCTTGATCAGGGAAGCTATCAAAAAAGGCAGAAGTGCAAACAAAACACTGAAGATAGGGATCTGTGGTGAACATGGTGGTGACCCATACTCTGTAGAGTTTTTTGCGTCTTCGGGTGTGGACTACGTTTCTTGTTCACCGTATAGGGTGCCGATTGCGAAAGTCGCAGCTGCACAGCATTTCATCAAGACGAAGCAAAACAATGAGACTCTTTAG
- a CDS encoding pyridoxal 5'-phosphate synthase has translation MDADPIAQFLLWQKDANAYDRTAAVLATCTRDNIPYARTILVKDVTTDGFTFYTNMNSTKGKNLFDNPKAAIVFYWNERQVIGRGDVFLIGEKEADTNFAYRPRRSRAVTTISKQSQELTNETLFLSAVEKLENSSDPIRRPKHWVGFQLKPYAMEFFLAGEHRLNKRYLYLLQSDGKWKISRLYP, from the coding sequence ATGGATGCGGATCCAATTGCACAGTTTTTGCTATGGCAAAAGGATGCTAATGCTTACGACAGAACTGCTGCCGTGCTTGCAACATGTACAAGGGATAATATTCCCTATGCGAGGACGATTTTAGTGAAGGATGTTACCACGGATGGATTTACATTCTATACCAATATGAATAGCACCAAAGGTAAAAACCTGTTTGATAATCCAAAAGCAGCGATCGTATTTTACTGGAACGAAAGACAGGTTATCGGACGTGGCGATGTTTTCCTTATAGGTGAAAAGGAAGCAGACACAAACTTTGCCTATCGTCCACGAAGGAGCAGAGCTGTCACTACAATTTCCAAGCAATCTCAAGAATTAACAAATGAAACACTTTTCCTTAGTGCGGTGGAGAAGCTAGAAAATTCCAGCGACCCGATAAGACGACCAAAGCACTGGGTGGGGTTTCAGTTGAAGCCATACGCCATGGAGTTTTTCCTTGCTGGCGAACACAGATTGAACAAAAGATACCTATATCTTCTCCAATCAGATGGAAAGTGGAAAATTTCTAGACTGTATCCATAG
- the dusB gene encoding tRNA dihydrouridine synthase DusB: MKLNLANNVSIDNVILAPMSGVTDMPYRDLVKSFGAGLVVSEMIASRAMILKTKDTMKKVSLSPREDITAIQLAGFEPDVMAEAAKINEDMGAKIIDINFGCPVKKVVNGYAGSYLMKDECHAAKILETTVKAVKIPVTLKMRTGWDENHRNAPKLAKIAEDLGIKMITIHGRTRAQMYKGKSDWQFIRMVKNTVKIPVIANGDIKTYEDAERALAESGADGIMVGRGAYGKPWSIRNMLHFLRTGEKLQEPTPQEKLPIILQHISSIFSHYGTETGIGIARKHILWYSANYKNSAEFRQQICQETCIKKLLERVEEFFHSACCTTKLPQQ, from the coding sequence ATGAAACTCAACCTGGCTAATAACGTAAGTATTGACAACGTAATTCTGGCACCTATGTCTGGGGTAACTGATATGCCTTACAGGGATCTTGTAAAAAGCTTTGGCGCAGGACTTGTGGTTTCCGAGATGATCGCAAGCAGAGCTATGATTCTGAAAACAAAAGATACAATGAAAAAAGTTTCTTTGTCTCCTCGAGAGGATATCACTGCTATACAATTAGCTGGATTCGAGCCAGACGTAATGGCAGAAGCAGCAAAAATAAATGAAGATATGGGCGCTAAAATCATTGATATTAATTTCGGGTGCCCTGTTAAAAAAGTAGTCAACGGATATGCTGGTTCCTACCTGATGAAAGACGAATGTCACGCAGCAAAAATCCTCGAAACAACAGTAAAAGCGGTTAAAATACCAGTAACACTAAAAATGCGCACTGGTTGGGATGAAAATCACAGGAACGCTCCAAAATTAGCAAAAATTGCGGAGGACCTTGGAATAAAGATGATCACTATACATGGACGAACGCGAGCACAAATGTATAAAGGAAAGTCAGATTGGCAATTCATCCGGATGGTGAAAAACACTGTTAAGATCCCAGTGATAGCAAACGGTGATATAAAAACATACGAGGATGCTGAAAGAGCCTTGGCAGAGTCTGGCGCTGACGGCATTATGGTCGGTCGCGGAGCCTATGGAAAACCTTGGTCTATAAGAAATATGTTGCACTTTCTCAGGACAGGCGAAAAATTACAAGAACCTACACCACAGGAAAAACTTCCGATAATACTGCAACACATTAGCTCAATATTCTCTCACTATGGCACCGAAACGGGTATAGGAATCGCAAGAAAGCACATTCTCTGGTACAGCGCGAACTATAAAAACTCCGCCGAATTCCGGCAACAAATATGCCAAGAAACCTGTATAAAGAAACTTCTCGAAAGAGTGGAAGAGTTCTTTCATTCAGCTTGTTGCACCACCAAACTACCACAACAATAA
- the surE gene encoding 5'/3'-nucleotidase SurE yields the protein MTRICRMRALITNDDGFDSPGLKLLREFVLSIGFLETITVAPKTNRTASSHAVSLDKKLKIEEIAENVFSVDGTPADCVITAFHDPRLTKNGVPDVVFSGVNIGANLGIDTIYSGTIAAAMQGMLSGTASFAFSQFYSSSPNTMSWNIDNPHIKKYILSMLEKVDILKNCVLNINIPECQVIGVKHVPQYSNIDVRNKKESAIRARPHEEENEKYVTIEATSSPQFCEFLRSGYVTVTPVGCDLTHYAALKFLDKSSSLV from the coding sequence GTGACTAGAATTTGTAGAATGCGCGCACTTATAACGAACGACGATGGATTTGATTCACCGGGACTGAAACTGCTCAGAGAATTTGTCCTAAGCATTGGCTTCCTGGAAACTATCACGGTGGCACCCAAAACAAATAGGACTGCATCTAGTCATGCTGTAAGCCTGGATAAAAAACTGAAAATCGAAGAAATTGCTGAAAACGTATTCTCAGTTGATGGAACCCCGGCAGACTGTGTTATAACAGCTTTCCATGATCCTAGACTTACGAAAAATGGTGTACCGGATGTAGTATTCTCTGGTGTGAATATTGGTGCAAACTTGGGAATAGACACGATATACTCAGGAACGATAGCTGCGGCCATGCAAGGCATGCTATCTGGAACAGCTTCATTTGCTTTTAGCCAGTTTTATTCTTCGAGTCCCAATACTATGAGCTGGAACATAGATAACCCTCACATAAAAAAATATATACTTTCAATGCTTGAAAAAGTTGACATCCTGAAAAATTGCGTGCTGAACATAAACATCCCTGAATGCCAAGTTATAGGAGTGAAACACGTGCCGCAGTATAGTAATATCGACGTCCGAAACAAGAAGGAATCCGCTATCAGAGCCAGGCCGCATGAAGAAGAAAACGAAAAATATGTTACGATTGAAGCAACATCTTCTCCGCAGTTTTGCGAATTTCTCAGAAGTGGCTATGTAACAGTAACCCCGGTTGGTTGTGACCTCACACACTACGCGGCACTGAAATTCCTCGATAAATCATCTAGCCTCGTATAG